Proteins from one Nicotiana tabacum cultivar K326 chromosome 23, ASM71507v2, whole genome shotgun sequence genomic window:
- the LOC107768421 gene encoding putative uncharacterized protein YDL057W yields MAKSPSIPHVQETGHKRVTVHNSHGEELVGVLHETNSPELVIICHGFKSSKDRIPMVNLAAAFEKEGISAFRFDFAGNGESEGSFQYGNYRREADDLRAVVEHFHEEKHFIAAIVGHSKGGNAVLLYASRYKDVQTVINISGRFNLERGIEGRLGRDFKEKIKQDGFIDVRNRKGRLEYRVTEESLMDRLTTDTRGACQSIPKSCRVLTIHGTMDEMVPVEDAMEFAKNVPNHKLHIIEGADHEFTSHQDELASVVVAFVKEGLCVDYMAMPSESCKRRSGYIHSRF; encoded by the exons ATGGCGAAGTCCCCTTCAATTCCCCATGTGCAAG AGACTGGGCATAAGCGTGTGACAGTACATAACAGCCACGGTGAGGAACTTGTGGGTGTGCTACATGAAACAAATTCCCCGGAGCTTGTAATTATCTGCCATGGTTTCAAGTCATCGAAG GATCGGATCCCCATGGTGAATCTTGCTGCTGCTTTTGAGAAAGAAGGAATCAGTGCCTTCCGCTTTGACTTTGCAGGAAATGG TGAAAGTGAAGGTTCCTTTCAGTATGGTAACTACCGTAGAGAAGCTGATGATCTTCGTGCCGTAGTTGAGCACTTTCATGAGGAGAAACATTTCATAGCAGCAATAGTTGGTCATAGCAAAG GAGGAAATGCTGTGCTCTTGTATGCTTCGAGGTACAAGGATGTACAAACTGTCATTAATATATCTGGCCGCTTCAATCTTGAGAGAGGGATAGAGGGCCGCTTGGGCAGAGACTTTAAAGAAAAGATAAAGCAGGATGGTTTTATTGATGTTAGAAATAGAAAAG GAAGGTTAGAGTATCGTGTCACTGAGGAAAGCTTGATGGACCGTCTTACAACTGATACTCGTGGAGCATGTCAAAGTATCCCCAAAAGCTGCAG GGTGTTGACAATCCATGGTACAATGGACGAAATGGTGCCAGTTGAAGATGCAATGGAATTTGCCAAGAATGTGCCAAATCATAAATTACACATTATCGAAGGAGCTGATCATGAATTCACTTCGCATCAAGATGAGTTGGCTTCAGTTGTGGTGGCTTTTGTGAAAGAGGGTCTATGCGTGGACTACATGGCTATGCCATctgagtcatgcaaaagaagaaGTGGATATATACATTCACGATTCTGA
- the LOC107768419 gene encoding UDP-sulfoquinovose synthase, chloroplastic: protein MAHLLSTTCYLDVSSSNKLHFKSINQCSTPIPTSFNMGISLSPLKKLSLQRKKCAQYVVRASAVSMSQEAKTQNDSGSQQTTDGASTRKKVMVIGGDGYCGWATALHLSKKGYEVAIVDNLIRRLFDHQLGLDSLTPISSIHNRIRRWKSLTGKDIQLFVGDICDFDFLAEAFKSFEPDAAVHFGEQRSAPYSMIDRSRAVFTQHNNVIGTLNVLFAIKEFREECHLVKLGTMGEYGTPNIDIEEGFITITHNGRRDTLPYPKQASSFYHLSKVHDSHNIAFTCKAWGIRATDLNQGVVYGVRTDETSMHEELVNRLDYDAVFGTALNRFCVQAAVGHPLTVYGKGGQTRGYLDIRDTVQCVEIAIANPANPGEFRVFNQFTEQFSVNELAALVTKAGEKLGLEVKTISVPNPRVEAEEHYYNAKHTKLIELGLQPHLLSDSLLDSLLNFAVQYKDRVDTKQIMPSVSWKKIGAKPKTVAA, encoded by the exons ATGGCCCATTTACTTTCTACCACTTGTTATTTAGATGTCTCTTCCAGCAACAAGCTGCATTTCAAGTCAATTAACCAATGCTCTACTCCTATTCCAACATCTTTTAATATGGGAATTTCCTTATCTCCCTTGAAAAAGCTAAGCTTGCAAAGGAAAAAGTGTGCACAATATGTGGTCAGAGCTTCAGCTGTTTCTATGAGCCAAGAAGCCAAAACTCAGAATGACTCTGGCTCTCAACAGACCACTGATGGAGCCTCCACTAGAAAGAAGGTCATGGTCATTGGTGGTGATGGCTATTGTGGCTGGGCGACTGCTCTCCACCTATCCAAGAAGGGTTATGAAGTGGCCATTGTTGACAACCTTATTCGTCGCCTATTTGACCACCAGCTTGGTCTAGATTCTCTAACACCCATCTCATCTATCCATAACCGCATAAGGCGTTGGAAATCTCTCACAGGAAAAGATATTCAACTGTTTGTTGGTGATATATGTGACTTTGATTTCTTGGCAGAAGCCTTCAAATCCTTTGAACCTGATGCTGCTGTCCACTTTGGAGAGCAGCGTTCTGCTCCTTATTCTATGATTGATCGGTCGAGAGCTGTTTTTACCCAACATAATAATGTGATAGGGACACTTAATGTACTGTTTGCCATAAAAGAGTTCAGAGAAGAGTGTCATTTGGTCAAACTCGGGACAATGGGGGAATACGGGACCCCTAACATAGATATTGAAGAAGGTTTtataactatcactcataatgGAAGAAGAGATACTCTTCCTTATCCCAAACAAGCAAGCTCTTTCTATCATTTGAGTAAAGTCCATGATTCCCACAACATAGCCTTTACTTGTAAGGCGTGGGGAATCAGAGCTACCGACCTGAACCAGGGAGTTGTGTATGGGGTGAGGACTGATGAAACTTCAATGCATGAGGAACTGGTTAACAGACTTGATTATGACGCTGTATTTGGAACTGCATTAAATCGGTTCTGTGTTCAGGCTGCTGTTGGACATCCACTTACAGTGTATGGTAAAGGAGGGCAG ACAAGGGGGTATTTAGATATTAGAGATACAGTTCAATGTGTTGAGATTGCAATTGCCAATCCAGCAAACCCAGGAGAGTTCCGTGTTTTCAACCAATTCACGGAGCAGTTTTCAGTAAATGAGCTTGCAGCCCTTGTCACAAAAGCAGGAGAAAAGCTTGGCCTTGAGGTGAAGACTATATCAGTGCCCAATCCAAGAGTAGAGGCAGAGGAACACTACTACAATGCCAAACATACTAAACTAATTGAGCTGGGCCTACAACCCCACCTCCTTTCTGATTCTCTTCTCGACTCACTACTGAATTTTGCTGTTCAATATAAGGATCGTGTCGATACAAAGCAGATAATGCCCAGTGTTTCTTGGAAAAAAATTGGGGCGAAGCCGAAGACTGTTGCAGCATAA